A window from Psychrobium sp. MM17-31 encodes these proteins:
- the htpG gene encoding molecular chaperone HtpG: protein MSETTQTHGFQTEVTQILQLMIHSLYSNKEIFLRELVSNAADAADKLRFKALEDNSLYEGDGDLRVRIGFDKEARTITISDNGIGMSRDDVINHLGTIAKSGTAEFFASLSGDQAKDSQLIGQFGVGFYSAFIVANKVVVNTRKAGESADQAVRWESEGKGSFDLTDISKEDRGTEIILHLNEGEDEFLNDYRLKQIVGKYSDHISVSVEMFKEEVAEVEVEDGDNIPAVPAHWEAINKATALWTLSKSELEDKDYQEFYKHVAHDFQDPLTWAHNKVEGKLEYTSLLYIPAKAPWDMYNREGNNGLKLYVQRVFIMDDAEQFMPTYLRFVKGLVDSNDLPLNVSREILQENNITKQMRSGCTKRVLQMLDKLAKKDSEKYQGFWKEFGQVLKEGPAEDTANKEAIAKLLRFASTHNDTAEQSVSLEDYISRMPEGQDAIYYITADSFQAAKNSPHLEQLRARGYEVLLMSDRIDEWLMSHLTEYSEKSFQSVVKADLDLGEVDDETKAKQEEVEKSLESVTERIKSVLGDEVKDVRVSHRLTNTPSCIVSDGQDMTSQMIKLMEAAGQPVPPTKFIFEYNPEHTLVKHLADEQDEARFEKWVDVLYRQAQLSERGSIEDPAGFINKMNELMLDLAKR from the coding sequence ATGTCAGAAACAACACAAACTCATGGCTTTCAAACGGAAGTAACCCAGATCTTACAATTGATGATCCATTCACTGTATTCAAACAAAGAGATCTTCCTTCGTGAATTGGTATCAAATGCAGCTGATGCTGCCGATAAACTGCGCTTTAAAGCGTTAGAAGATAATAGCCTATACGAAGGTGATGGCGATTTACGTGTTCGTATCGGTTTCGATAAAGAAGCACGCACCATTACGATTAGCGATAACGGTATTGGTATGTCACGTGATGACGTGATTAATCACCTAGGTACTATTGCTAAATCTGGTACAGCGGAGTTCTTTGCAAGTCTATCTGGCGATCAAGCAAAAGACAGTCAATTAATCGGTCAGTTTGGTGTTGGTTTCTACTCGGCATTTATCGTAGCAAACAAGGTTGTGGTTAATACCCGTAAAGCTGGTGAGTCAGCAGACCAAGCAGTGCGCTGGGAATCAGAAGGCAAGGGTAGTTTCGATTTAACGGATATCAGCAAAGAAGATCGCGGTACTGAGATTATCTTGCATCTTAACGAAGGCGAAGATGAGTTCTTAAACGATTACCGCTTAAAGCAAATTGTTGGTAAATACTCTGATCACATTTCAGTAAGCGTTGAAATGTTTAAAGAAGAAGTGGCTGAAGTTGAAGTAGAAGACGGTGACAATATTCCAGCTGTGCCGGCGCACTGGGAAGCCATCAACAAAGCAACTGCGCTGTGGACATTAAGTAAATCAGAGCTAGAAGATAAAGATTATCAAGAGTTCTACAAGCACGTTGCCCACGACTTCCAAGATCCATTAACTTGGGCCCACAACAAGGTAGAAGGAAAGCTTGAGTACACTAGCTTATTATACATTCCAGCAAAAGCACCGTGGGATATGTACAACCGTGAAGGCAACAATGGCTTAAAACTTTATGTGCAACGCGTATTCATTATGGATGACGCCGAGCAATTCATGCCAACCTACCTGCGTTTTGTTAAAGGTCTTGTTGATTCAAACGATTTACCGCTAAACGTATCGCGTGAAATCTTGCAAGAGAACAACATCACTAAACAAATGCGCAGTGGTTGTACAAAGCGTGTCCTACAAATGTTGGATAAGCTTGCTAAGAAAGACAGCGAAAAGTACCAAGGTTTCTGGAAAGAATTTGGCCAAGTACTGAAAGAAGGCCCTGCAGAAGATACAGCTAACAAAGAAGCTATCGCTAAGTTGCTGCGTTTTGCATCGACCCATAACGATACGGCAGAGCAGTCAGTATCATTAGAAGACTACATCTCGCGTATGCCAGAAGGTCAAGACGCGATTTACTACATCACTGCTGATAGCTTCCAAGCGGCTAAAAATAGCCCACACCTAGAGCAATTACGTGCTCGTGGTTATGAAGTATTACTGATGTCAGATCGCATCGATGAGTGGTTAATGAGCCACTTGACTGAATACAGTGAGAAATCGTTCCAGTCAGTGGTTAAAGCGGATTTAGACTTAGGTGAAGTTGATGATGAGACTAAAGCTAAGCAAGAAGAAGTTGAAAAATCACTAGAATCAGTGACTGAGCGTATTAAGTCAGTATTAGGCGATGAAGTGAAAGACGTTCGCGTATCACACCGTCTAACTAACACGCCAAGTTGTATCGTATCTGACGGTCAAGACATGACAAGTCAGATGATTAAACTGATGGAAGCTGCAGGTCAGCCGGTTCCACCAACTAAGTTTATCTTTGAGTACAACCCAGAGCATACGCTAGTTAAACATCTTGCAGATGAACAAGATGAAGCGCGTTTTGAAAAATGGGTAGACGTTTTATACCGTCAAGCACAATTGTCTGAGCGCGGCTCAATCGAAGATCCAGCAGGCTTCATTAATAAGATGAATGAATTGATGTTAGATTTAGCAAAACGTTAA
- a CDS encoding acyl-CoA dehydrogenase C-terminal domain-containing protein, giving the protein MAEYKAPLEDMNFLLTNVFDVEQLWQSIPALAESVDVDTAQAILEEGGKLASSLIAPLNRSGDEEGAEWNDGVVTTPTGFKEAYATFAEGGWGGLCGDANYGGMGMPKMLGVLFDEMMYGANSSFTLYPTLTAGACLALSAHGSEELKEAYLPNLYSGQWSASMCLTEPHSGTDLGLIKTKAIPQDDGSYEVTGTKIFITGGEHDLTENIIHLVLAKLPDAPEGARGISLFLVPKINVEDGELTQANRVSCGSIEHKMGIKASATCVMNFDGARGYLVGELNKGLAAMFTMMNYERLSIGIQGIGCGEMAYQGAAEYAKDRLQSKGVGELRDLSKAADPIVVHGDVRRMLLTARANNEGSRALALYIAKQLDIAKFSENADDKARATRLVALLTPVAKAFFTDLGLDSTIAGQQVFGGHGYIREWGMEQLVRDVRIAQIYEGTNGIQALDLIGRKVAANGGADYQLFSEEVKAYISQYRLGAHAGNQRLNAMFNSLEQAVTTLDELTAIVLERASDGNELNGNAVDYLNAFGYAATAYMWCMISLNVVVAQSDSDNPYLENKLFVAEFFFARLLTKQLSCAASIKAGVSSLMAMPNDMF; this is encoded by the coding sequence ATGGCTGAATACAAAGCACCACTCGAAGATATGAACTTTTTACTTACTAACGTTTTTGATGTTGAACAGTTGTGGCAGAGTATTCCAGCACTTGCTGAGTCTGTGGATGTCGATACGGCGCAAGCGATTCTTGAAGAAGGCGGTAAGCTAGCGAGCAGTCTGATTGCACCCCTTAATCGCAGCGGTGATGAAGAAGGTGCAGAATGGAATGACGGTGTCGTTACAACGCCGACCGGATTTAAAGAAGCCTACGCAACATTTGCCGAAGGTGGCTGGGGCGGTCTTTGTGGTGATGCAAACTACGGCGGTATGGGCATGCCTAAAATGCTTGGCGTGTTGTTTGATGAAATGATGTATGGCGCCAATAGTTCTTTTACGCTTTATCCGACACTGACGGCTGGCGCCTGTTTAGCATTAAGTGCTCATGGTAGCGAGGAACTTAAAGAAGCCTATTTACCAAATCTCTATAGCGGCCAATGGTCGGCGTCAATGTGTTTAACCGAGCCTCATAGTGGTACCGATCTTGGTTTGATCAAAACAAAAGCGATCCCGCAAGACGACGGCAGTTATGAAGTCACTGGAACCAAAATCTTCATCACTGGTGGCGAGCACGATCTAACCGAAAACATTATCCACTTAGTGTTAGCTAAACTTCCTGATGCGCCAGAAGGCGCGCGCGGTATTTCGCTTTTCTTGGTGCCAAAAATTAATGTAGAAGACGGCGAACTAACCCAAGCCAATAGGGTTTCTTGTGGTTCTATCGAGCATAAAATGGGCATTAAAGCATCAGCGACTTGTGTCATGAATTTTGATGGTGCACGTGGTTATCTGGTCGGGGAACTAAATAAAGGTTTAGCAGCCATGTTTACCATGATGAATTATGAGCGTCTCTCAATCGGTATTCAAGGTATTGGCTGTGGTGAAATGGCGTATCAAGGGGCAGCCGAATACGCTAAAGATCGCTTACAAAGTAAAGGCGTTGGCGAGTTGCGTGATCTATCCAAAGCTGCGGATCCAATTGTGGTGCACGGTGACGTTCGCCGCATGTTGTTAACGGCGAGAGCGAATAACGAAGGTAGCCGAGCGTTGGCGCTGTATATTGCTAAGCAATTAGACATTGCAAAGTTTTCAGAAAATGCCGATGACAAAGCACGAGCGACTCGTCTCGTCGCGCTTTTAACACCAGTCGCTAAGGCATTTTTTACTGACCTTGGTTTAGATTCAACTATAGCGGGACAACAGGTCTTTGGCGGCCATGGTTATATTCGCGAATGGGGCATGGAGCAACTAGTACGTGACGTACGAATTGCGCAAATTTACGAAGGCACTAATGGTATTCAAGCGCTTGATCTAATCGGCCGAAAGGTCGCTGCTAATGGCGGCGCGGATTATCAATTGTTTAGTGAAGAAGTTAAGGCGTATATTAGTCAATATCGCTTGGGCGCACATGCGGGTAATCAACGCCTCAATGCGATGTTTAATTCGCTTGAACAAGCGGTTACAACGCTCGATGAACTCACTGCTATTGTGTTAGAGCGTGCAAGTGACGGTAATGAGTTAAATGGTAATGCAGTCGATTATCTCAACGCATTTGGTTATGCAGCGACTGCTTATATGTGGTGTATGATTTCTCTGAATGTTGTGGTTGCGCAAAGTGATAGCGATAATCCATATCTCGAAAATAAACTCTTTGTTGCAGAGTTCTTTTTTGCACGTCTATTAACTAAGCAATTATCTTGTGCTGCATCGATTAAAGCGGGCGTAAGTTCGTTAATGGCAATGCCAAATGATATGTTCTAA
- the pyrF gene encoding orotidine-5'-phosphate decarboxylase has protein sequence MSNQSKVVVALDFDNQDKALAFVETIDPQSCRLKVGKEMFTYFGPEFVKQLVNKGFDVFLDLKFHDIPNTVAKAVTAAAELGVWMVNVHATGGEKMMRAAKEALVPYGDKAPILIAVTVLTSMEQAELPLIGIEAPLDEHVLRLATLTKNSGLDGVVCSAQEAQKLKAELGQDFQLITPGIRPAGSAVGDQKRIMTPEKAVAAGSDYLVIGRPITQSDNPQQVLSTINASLA, from the coding sequence ATGAGTAATCAATCAAAAGTGGTTGTTGCATTAGATTTTGACAACCAAGATAAAGCCTTGGCCTTTGTTGAGACAATAGATCCACAAAGTTGTCGCTTAAAAGTTGGCAAGGAGATGTTTACTTATTTCGGCCCTGAATTCGTCAAACAACTTGTAAACAAGGGATTTGATGTCTTTTTAGATCTTAAGTTTCACGATATTCCTAATACTGTGGCCAAGGCAGTCACTGCGGCAGCAGAGCTAGGTGTGTGGATGGTTAATGTCCATGCCACTGGTGGTGAAAAAATGATGCGTGCGGCTAAAGAAGCATTAGTGCCTTACGGCGACAAAGCGCCTATTTTAATTGCGGTTACTGTGCTAACCAGTATGGAACAAGCAGAGTTACCATTAATTGGTATTGAAGCACCATTAGATGAACATGTACTACGTTTAGCTACGCTGACAAAAAACAGTGGGCTTGATGGTGTGGTTTGCTCTGCGCAAGAAGCACAGAAACTAAAGGCTGAGTTAGGACAAGATTTCCAGCTGATCACCCCAGGAATTCGTCCAGCGGGAAGTGCCGTCGGCGATCAGAAACGTATCATGACACCAGAAAAAGCTGTTGCGGCAGGCAGTGATTACTTGGTAATAGGGCGTCCAATAACCCAATCTGATAATCCACAACAAGTTTTATCAACAATCAATGCCTCATTGGCGTAG
- the lapB gene encoding lipopolysaccharide assembly protein LapB, which yields MELLFLLLPIAAAYGWYMGRRSAGHQHQKNASEHSKNYFAGLNYLLSDEPDKAVDQFISLVEVDSETIETHLALGRLFRQRGEVDRSLRIHQNLLARPNLSHEQRDNALFELANDYLQAGLIDRSANLFIELSDNKVYREKSLAHLVCIYQKTKDWQQAIDTSRALVDLGRRQLIPARAHFYCELYESNGDVDDITLLQRALQVDAGCTRARLMLGQYFFDRGQYEECQLVIDQFLGQDIDFFREAIPLFKACYQARNQLDLLAAKFDDAIAKGAGIATVMAKIELNDADLDDDAIEELLTKHLFEAPSVTGFYHLMSAQISNAENGKAKESLLHLKALVAEQLKVRPVYRCGSCGFSAKKIQWQCPSCLSWGSVKPIRGLDGD from the coding sequence ATGGAGTTACTTTTTCTTTTATTACCCATTGCCGCTGCGTACGGTTGGTACATGGGAAGAAGAAGTGCCGGCCATCAACATCAAAAAAATGCCAGTGAACATTCAAAAAATTATTTTGCTGGCCTCAATTACTTATTGTCTGACGAGCCAGATAAAGCCGTCGACCAATTTATTTCGCTCGTTGAAGTTGACAGTGAAACCATAGAAACCCACCTTGCCTTAGGACGCTTATTTCGCCAGCGCGGTGAAGTCGATCGCTCTTTGCGTATCCATCAAAACTTATTAGCGCGTCCGAACTTAAGTCACGAACAACGGGATAATGCGTTGTTCGAATTAGCTAACGATTATCTTCAAGCTGGCCTCATTGATCGCAGTGCCAATCTATTTATTGAGCTTAGCGATAACAAAGTTTATCGAGAGAAATCTCTTGCCCATCTGGTGTGTATTTATCAAAAAACTAAAGACTGGCAGCAAGCAATCGACACATCTCGCGCACTAGTCGATTTAGGTAGAAGACAGCTGATTCCGGCGCGAGCACATTTTTATTGCGAATTGTACGAGAGTAATGGTGATGTTGATGACATCACGTTATTGCAACGAGCATTGCAAGTTGATGCTGGCTGTACTCGCGCGCGATTAATGTTAGGACAATACTTTTTCGACCGCGGACAATATGAAGAGTGTCAGTTAGTTATAGACCAGTTTCTTGGTCAAGATATCGATTTTTTCCGCGAAGCAATCCCGTTGTTTAAAGCCTGTTATCAAGCTAGAAATCAGCTTGATTTATTGGCAGCAAAATTTGATGACGCCATTGCAAAAGGCGCTGGTATAGCAACGGTGATGGCAAAGATTGAACTGAATGATGCTGATTTAGATGACGATGCAATCGAAGAGCTGTTAACCAAGCACCTATTTGAAGCGCCAAGTGTGACGGGGTTTTATCATTTGATGAGCGCACAAATTAGTAATGCTGAAAATGGCAAAGCAAAAGAAAGTTTACTGCATTTAAAGGCGCTAGTAGCCGAGCAACTGAAAGTTCGTCCGGTTTACCGTTGCGGAAGTTGCGGCTTTAGTGCAAAGAAAATTCAATGGCAATGTCCTTCGTGTTTGTCATGGGGCAGCGTTAAACCGATTCGCGGTTTAGATGGCGATTAG
- a CDS encoding lipopolysaccharide assembly protein LapA domain-containing protein — translation MKGILTTMFVIVFFAIAALFSAVNTATVDLNYLVGQGNFNVSTLLGLAFVSGFVICWVIFYSMYLQLKLKLAMTNKKLHKAQSSDAQSSSNAIAVNDNA, via the coding sequence ATGAAAGGTATTCTGACGACAATGTTCGTGATTGTTTTCTTTGCAATTGCTGCATTGTTTAGTGCTGTCAATACAGCGACTGTCGATTTGAATTATCTGGTGGGACAGGGAAATTTCAATGTAAGCACCTTGTTGGGATTAGCCTTTGTTAGTGGCTTTGTGATTTGTTGGGTTATCTTCTATTCGATGTATTTACAGCTCAAGCTCAAGTTAGCGATGACCAATAAAAAGTTGCATAAGGCACAGTCGTCCGATGCTCAGTCATCAAGTAACGCGATAGCCGTTAACGACAACGCTTAG
- a CDS encoding integration host factor subunit beta — MTKSELIERLALKQLHLSAKDIESAVKDMLDMMANTLASGDRIEIRGFGSFSLHYRAPRTGRNPKSGETVELGSKYVPHFKPGKELRERVNASLNA, encoded by the coding sequence ATGACTAAGTCAGAATTAATCGAAAGATTAGCCCTGAAACAATTACATTTGTCAGCAAAAGATATCGAGAGTGCTGTAAAAGACATGCTTGATATGATGGCAAACACTTTGGCATCAGGTGACCGAATCGAAATTCGAGGTTTTGGTAGTTTCTCGTTGCATTACCGCGCACCGCGCACTGGACGTAATCCTAAGTCTGGTGAAACGGTTGAACTAGGGTCGAAGTACGTACCTCATTTCAAACCAGGTAAAGAGCTTCGCGAGCGAGTCAACGCCAGTCTTAATGCGTAG
- the rpsA gene encoding 30S ribosomal protein S1 produces the protein MTELSFAELFEESLQELETRQGAIVKGTVVRIERGTVLVDAGLKSESPISADQFKNALGELEVAVGDVVDVAIDAMEDGFGETQLSREKAKRHESWGVLEKAFEEQETIVGVINGKVKGGFTVEVNTIRAFLPGSLVDVRPVRDTSHLEGKELEFKVIKLDQKRNNVVVSRRAVIETENSAEREELLASLQEGIEVKGIVKNLTDYGAFVDLGGIDGLLHITDMAWKRVKHPSEIVAVGDEINVRVLKYDREKTRVSLGLKQMGEDPWVSIAGRFPEGHKLTGRVTNLTDYGCFVEIQEGVEGLVHVSEMDWTNKNIHPSKVVSLDDEVEVMVLDIDEERRRISLGLKQCVANPWSEFSSKFAKGDRVSGKIKSITDFGVFIGLDGGIDGLVHLSDISWNVAGEEAVRDFSKGDEIEAVVLAVDAERERISLGIKQSEEDPFNNYLADNKKGAIVKGKVTAVDAKGATVELADSVEGYIRVADISRDRIEDASTELSVEQEVEAKFVGVDRKNRVISLSIRAKDEAEEKSAVESVNNAEESFSSNAMAEAFKNANRD, from the coding sequence ATGACAGAATTATCTTTTGCTGAACTGTTTGAAGAATCTCTTCAAGAACTAGAAACTCGCCAAGGTGCCATCGTTAAAGGTACTGTAGTACGCATCGAACGCGGCACAGTATTAGTAGACGCAGGCCTAAAATCTGAAAGCCCAATCTCTGCTGACCAATTCAAAAACGCACTTGGTGAACTAGAAGTGGCTGTTGGCGACGTTGTTGACGTAGCTATCGACGCAATGGAAGACGGTTTCGGTGAAACTCAACTTTCTCGCGAAAAAGCTAAGCGTCACGAGTCTTGGGGCGTTCTTGAGAAAGCATTTGAAGAGCAAGAAACTATCGTTGGTGTTATCAACGGTAAAGTTAAAGGTGGCTTCACTGTTGAAGTAAACACTATCCGTGCTTTCCTACCTGGTTCTCTAGTAGATGTTCGCCCAGTTCGCGACACGTCTCACCTAGAAGGCAAAGAGTTAGAATTTAAAGTTATCAAGCTAGACCAAAAGCGTAACAACGTTGTTGTTTCTCGCCGTGCAGTTATCGAAACTGAAAACAGTGCAGAGCGTGAAGAGCTATTAGCTAGCCTACAAGAAGGTATCGAAGTTAAGGGTATCGTTAAGAACCTAACTGACTACGGTGCGTTCGTAGATCTAGGCGGTATCGACGGTCTTCTACACATCACTGACATGGCTTGGAAACGCGTTAAGCACCCAAGCGAAATCGTTGCAGTTGGTGACGAAATCAACGTTCGTGTACTTAAGTACGATCGTGAAAAGACTCGTGTATCTCTTGGTCTTAAGCAAATGGGCGAAGATCCATGGGTATCAATCGCTGGTCGTTTCCCAGAAGGTCACAAACTTACTGGTCGCGTAACTAACCTAACTGATTACGGTTGTTTCGTTGAAATCCAAGAAGGCGTAGAAGGTCTAGTACACGTTTCTGAAATGGATTGGACTAACAAGAACATCCACCCATCTAAAGTTGTTAGCTTGGATGACGAAGTGGAAGTAATGGTTCTAGACATCGACGAAGAACGTCGTCGTATTTCTCTAGGTCTTAAGCAATGTGTTGCTAACCCATGGTCTGAGTTCTCTTCTAAGTTCGCTAAAGGCGATCGCGTTTCTGGTAAGATCAAATCTATCACTGACTTCGGTGTATTCATCGGTCTTGACGGTGGTATCGACGGTCTTGTACACCTATCTGACATTTCTTGGAATGTTGCTGGTGAAGAAGCTGTACGTGATTTCTCTAAAGGTGACGAGATTGAAGCTGTTGTTCTTGCAGTTGATGCAGAGCGTGAGCGTATCTCTCTTGGTATCAAGCAATCTGAAGAAGATCCATTCAACAACTACCTAGCAGATAACAAAAAAGGTGCTATCGTTAAAGGTAAAGTTACAGCTGTTGACGCAAAAGGCGCAACTGTTGAACTAGCTGATAGCGTTGAAGGTTACATCCGCGTTGCAGACATTTCACGTGACCGCATCGAAGATGCATCTACTGAACTATCTGTAGAGCAAGAAGTTGAAGCGAAGTTCGTTGGTGTTGACCGTAAGAACCGCGTAATCAGCCTATCTATCCGCGCTAAAGACGAAGCTGAAGAAAAATCAGCAGTTGAAAGCGTAAACAATGCAGAAGAGAGCTTCTCTTCAAATGCAATGGCTGAAGCGTTCAAAAACGCAAACCGTGACTAA
- the cmk gene encoding (d)CMP kinase, with translation MAENLSVITIDGPSGAGKGTIARLLADKLGWQLLDSGAIYRVLALAAIHHNVALDNEDALTPLAGHLDVRFVSDVDTNAIKVILEGEDVTREIRSEKVGNSASKVAAFPRVREALLRRQRAFLSEDGLIADGRDMGTIVFPQAPIKFFLTASAQERAQRRYNQLQEKGFDANIQSLLSEITERDERDRNRAVAPLVPADDAFEIDSTGLSIEQVFEKVLEHVSIDAEIE, from the coding sequence ATGGCCGAAAATTTGTCAGTAATTACTATTGATGGACCAAGTGGCGCCGGTAAAGGAACTATCGCAAGATTACTCGCTGATAAACTAGGTTGGCAATTACTCGATAGCGGTGCGATTTACCGCGTGCTTGCATTAGCAGCAATTCATCATAACGTTGCACTTGATAACGAAGATGCGTTAACACCACTAGCGGGTCATTTAGATGTTCGCTTTGTGAGTGACGTTGATACCAATGCAATTAAAGTGATCCTTGAAGGCGAAGACGTGACTCGCGAAATCCGCAGTGAAAAAGTGGGTAATAGCGCGTCAAAAGTCGCCGCATTTCCTCGTGTTCGCGAAGCCTTATTACGTCGCCAACGCGCTTTTTTAAGTGAAGATGGATTAATTGCAGATGGTCGTGATATGGGAACTATCGTTTTCCCACAAGCACCGATTAAATTTTTCTTAACGGCAAGTGCGCAAGAGCGCGCCCAGCGTCGCTATAATCAGTTGCAAGAAAAGGGCTTTGATGCTAATATCCAGTCCCTTTTGAGCGAGATCACCGAGCGTGACGAGCGAGATCGCAACCGCGCAGTTGCACCGCTTGTTCCGGCTGATGATGCGTTTGAAATCGATTCAACAGGACTTTCTATTGAGCAAGTGTTTGAAAAAGTACTCGAACATGTGTCGATTGACGCCGAAATAGAATAG
- the aroA gene encoding 3-phosphoshikimate 1-carboxyvinyltransferase produces the protein MDSLTLSPISSVNGTVNLPGSKSLSNRALLLAALASGETTIHNLLDSDDIRHMLNALTALGVSYQLSDDKTTCVVQGNGGPINIDNAVELYLGNAGTAMRPLCAALCLGQGEFKLTGEPRMSERPIDSLVEALQAMGCDISYHDFPGFPPVTIKGTGIAGGKVKIDGSVSSQFLTAFLMAAPLAKDDIEIEIVGELVSKPYIEITLDLMAKFGVTVEHTDLQNFVVKGQQQYQSPGEVFVEGDASSASYFLAAAAIKGGEITVTGVGSDSVQGDKHFADVLEAMGATVTWHPHAITVKAGELTAVDMDMNHIPDAAMTIATTALFAKGTTAIRNIYNWRVKETDRLNAMATELRKVGAIVDEGHDFITITPPQNLTHAAIDTYNDHRIAMCFSLVALSGTPVTINDPGCTAKTFPTYFEQFDKVSNQ, from the coding sequence ATGGATTCACTGACGTTATCACCTATTTCATCGGTCAACGGCACCGTTAATTTACCCGGCTCAAAAAGCCTATCAAATCGCGCACTGTTATTAGCGGCGCTTGCTAGCGGTGAAACGACTATTCATAACCTGTTAGACAGCGATGATATTCGTCATATGCTAAATGCTCTAACGGCATTAGGCGTTAGCTATCAATTAAGTGATGATAAAACCACTTGTGTTGTGCAGGGCAATGGTGGTCCGATTAATATTGATAATGCGGTTGAGCTGTATTTAGGCAACGCCGGCACGGCAATGCGGCCTTTGTGTGCGGCGCTGTGTTTAGGGCAAGGTGAATTTAAGCTAACCGGTGAACCTCGTATGTCAGAGCGTCCGATTGATTCGCTGGTTGAAGCACTGCAAGCTATGGGCTGTGATATTAGTTATCACGATTTTCCTGGTTTTCCACCAGTTACTATTAAGGGAACAGGTATTGCTGGTGGCAAGGTAAAGATTGATGGCTCTGTCTCAAGTCAGTTTTTAACAGCCTTTTTAATGGCAGCGCCACTTGCAAAAGACGATATTGAGATTGAAATTGTCGGGGAGCTTGTTTCTAAGCCGTATATTGAGATTACCCTAGATTTAATGGCTAAATTTGGCGTTACTGTTGAACATACCGATCTTCAAAATTTCGTTGTTAAAGGCCAGCAGCAATATCAATCGCCGGGCGAGGTATTTGTTGAAGGTGATGCGTCATCGGCGAGTTACTTCTTGGCCGCAGCGGCGATTAAAGGTGGTGAAATTACAGTAACTGGTGTCGGTAGCGATAGCGTGCAGGGTGATAAGCATTTTGCCGATGTGTTAGAAGCGATGGGAGCAACTGTCACTTGGCATCCTCATGCCATTACTGTGAAGGCTGGAGAGCTAACCGCAGTTGACATGGACATGAACCATATCCCTGATGCTGCTATGACCATTGCGACAACTGCATTGTTTGCAAAAGGCACAACCGCTATTCGCAATATCTACAACTGGCGCGTGAAAGAAACCGATCGTTTAAACGCGATGGCAACAGAGCTGCGCAAAGTTGGTGCAATAGTTGATGAAGGTCACGATTTTATTACAATTACGCCACCTCAAAACTTAACTCATGCCGCTATTGATACCTATAACGATCATCGTATCGCCATGTGTTTCTCGCTGGTTGCGTTAAGTGGCACACCAGTGACCATCAATGATCCCGGCTGTACTGCCAAAACTTTCCCAACTTATTTTGAGCAATTTGACAAGGTGAGTAATCAATAA